The proteins below are encoded in one region of Salmo salar chromosome ssa02, Ssal_v3.1, whole genome shotgun sequence:
- the LOC106573865 gene encoding protein S100-A11, which yields MESAIGVLVSQFKAFAGSDGSSDTLSRDEFQSLVKTQLPNFVKNAGDPAVIGRLMDSIDENNDGELTFLEFWQLIGRLANQHGGFIQ from the exons atGGAGTCAGCCATTGGTGTACTCGTGTCCCAGTTCAAGGCGTTTGCTGGAAGTGATGGATCCTCAGATACACTGAGCAGAGATGAGTTCCAGAGCCTGGTCAAAACACAACTCCCCAACTTCGTTAAG AACGCTGGTGACCCAGCTGTCATCGGCCGACTCATGGACTCAATTGACGAGAACAACGACGGAGAGCTCACCTTCCTGGAGTTCTGGCAGCTGATTGGACGACTAGCAAATCAACACGGCGGCTTTATCCAATAG